Genomic segment of Perognathus longimembris pacificus isolate PPM17 chromosome 11, ASM2315922v1, whole genome shotgun sequence:
cggggagggggcgggggaggcggggaggcgaGAAGGACCGCCCTCCCTCGACCCGCAGCCCTGCTATTGGGCTTgctcggggagggggcggggagacgGGAAGGaccgccctccctcccggcccggcGGCCCCGATTGGCTGGAGAGGGAACCGCAGCCTTGCTACTGGGCTTgctcggggaggggcggggaggcgggaAGGACCGCCCTCCCTCGGCCCAGAGGCCCCGATTGGCTGGAGAGGGAACCGCAGCCCTGCTATTGGGCTTGCTCAGTGCTCCGGGACGGAGTCCGCCCGCGATGCCGACGCGGGTGGAGAAACGCGCGCGAGCacccgtccccccccaccccgcggagAGGAGGCGAGGGAGAGCCCCCATCTCTACCCACGGCCGGTGTCGGCTCTAAAGGGAAATCCCGCCAAGGCCCGCCGCGCGAGGAAGGGCGCTGGTCCTGTCAGAAGCTGCCCGGCGCGGGGCCAGCAGCTccggccccggggccccctcCCCGCAGGGCCATTAGCCGAAGCGCGGTCACTCAGGGCCGACACTCGTCAGCCATTAGCGGCGACCGCGGCTGCCGGGCCACCACCCAGGGGTCCAGAGGCCGCCGGGAGGCCAGCGCGCAGGCGCACTGTAGGCACGCGGACCTGGCAAGGGGTGGCGAGGGCAGAGGTGCGCAGGCGTACTGGGCAAGATCGGACCCGTGGAGGAGCGAGGGTCAACCGGGTGGCGCGTGCGCGCACGAACCCGGAAGGAGGGAAGCTAGACGAGGTGCGCAGGCGCGCACGGCAGCTGGAGACGCGCATGCGCAGCGAGAGGCACCGGGGTGGGTTAGgggcgcgccgcgccgcgccgctcgGGGGCCTCACCGCACACGCGGCTTCGTGCAGCTCCGCAATCCGCCGCTCCTCCGCGGTGagcgcccggccctccggccgCCCCTCGGGCCCGCGGGTCGCGGGGTCGCAGCCGTCTCCCTCGGGAGCCCTGGAGCACAGGCCGACGCGGAGCTGCCGCGGCCCAcctctcccgccgccgccgccgccgagctcCGCAGGCCGCCCGCCCAGCGCGGCGCCCGCCAGCGCGGGGACCCGCCGGGCCGCCGCCATGGCCGCCGCGGGCCTGCGGAGGCGGAGCTGCCGGCCGGCcggcgcggggcccggcgggaGGCGGGCGCGCACCCCGGGCCTGCCGCGCGGACAGGCGGAAGTGCgagcttccttcctttttttcctttcttcctttcctttcctttccttcctcccctcccccttcccctcccccccggcgAGGCTCCacggtgccctccctcccctgccttggGACGAAGCTTTCCGGCCAGTGCAGCTGTTGTTCTTCCATTCAGCCAAGCCACGTctgtcccccccccttcccaatcACCACCCACCATCCTGGGCCTAAAAAGAAAgttccagcgccccccccccccccccgtgacctgCTCCCCCTGTCATGAGTGTTTTGTCTGCCCAAGGCAGGTTGctcaaccccttgagccacagttcctccccacccccgtctttttggttgttaactagagatagaagaacctcatggggttccctgcttgggctggccttgaatcttgaacctcagattctcagcctccttagtgggtaggatgacaggtgggagctacCCGGCTGGCTCCACGGTTTTTACGTTTTAGGATCTGACTGGAACAGGCCTATGGATCCACtgaaaatcccagctacttaatcaatggaaatcttttcttttcttttctttttttgcaggtttttgttgttgagaaAATAGTGTGTGGGGACTGCTCAGTgttctgggggcggggggtggtaaAACCTGGGAAGCTCAGGATAGAGACCACAGAAGGCTATGGAAGGGAAACCAAATTAGCATTCACCAACGGTatgattaaaaaagaatattcGTATACCCCTCCTCTAACCAAAATCTCAAACCGGAAAAAAGAAGTTGAGAGGTTCTGATTTATTGGACTGCTTTTAAAAGTGAGGGCTGAGGGTCTACAGGTAGGGTACAAATGACATCAATTCCAAGGATAAAGATAGAACCGTTCAGAAATGGAAATAGTGGGAACCACATGTAAGTAAAACAGGAAGATGGCCACTTTTAGGaaggaactcagagcctgagtacttttgcttctttttgctctcaaggccagcactctaccacttgagccacagctccacttccagctttttctgttttatgtggtgccgaggaatggaacttcatgcatgctaggcaaatactctaccgctaagccacattcccagctcgaacatttagtgttttttttttttttaatgaatcattTATATTGGAATTTGCTCTAGAAAGAATTCTTTTGTGCTGCAACTCCTTGTGACGTGACACTAGGTGGGTTTGATAACCTTTCAAATGAGGATGAACATGTCTATGTTGGTATCTAACATGCTTGTTTCAGTCCGGATGGAGAGTAGTTTTTAGGGAATTGTGACTCCCAGCATGTCTTTtacattaatgtgtgtgtgtgtgcatgcatgcgagcacacatgcatgcatgtgtgccaatattggggcttgaactcagggcctgagtgctttctcTTAACCTTTTACTCATGGCTAGATCTGTGCcacctgagccagagctccacttctgctctttgctagttaattggagatgaagtctcatggactttcctgcccaggctggcttcaaactataatcctcagatctcagcctctcgagtagctagggttgcagccATGAGCCAGCTAGATATCTTAGGACGCTCCAAGATCCAAGATAAACAGATACAATCATATAACTCAACCTGGTTATAATAAGGGGTGCGtttgtgtgtgcatttatgtGTACATCTATATTTACGTGCACATATACCCCATGTATACACATAGACATGATGACTAACTTGATGTAGGAGTCTGTGGCCAGGACTCATTCCGCATGCTTTTCTTCTGGTTGAAGTCACGTTTCCGGCAGGCTTTGTTCCGCATTGGTGAAGGATAGCTCCACACAGCTCCTACGTGTCTTCACTCTCACCCCTCTCAGAGAGACACACGCCCATGTCTTCACTACGGATGCATTCCGGAACCATctcaccagtgcagggcacacaaaatgaatgtcCTTTCAGCCCGTGGCAGGAAGCGGCCTGTGTTAGTACAGAGGGCAGAGATAACAAAGAGCCACTCAAGTGTGAACTTGCCTGGCAAACTACATTAATGCAGCCATCCAGTCTGTCCAGTGTTTTGGGTATGTAAACGTTCACCTGGTAAGATGTtctccccgcccctccggcccccTCTGGAAGTCCTCCCTTTGGGCTCTCATAGCGCCATTTCAGTTTCTtaggtagggatttttttttctgccattgtTTTCCCAAAATATCATAAAGAGAAAATCATGGAAggtgttgttttctttgttgtgtcTCCCTAGCTCAGCCCCCTGGCTCTTTTGtgtagtgctgtggttcacacTGCACAACGAGCGACAGGTTTGTGGTTGTGTGAGTCAGTAGTGCTTCATTCTCAAACACCTGTTCCTGACAACCGGACAAAAGTGTCATCtggaattttaattttctatacaTAATATTGGACATTTGCAAATACAttagaaatttttgtttttgaaaaacaaagtaaaaaaaatattaacttgGAAGTCGTACTGAATACCACTGGGTTATTTTACTCACAAGACAGATGTGTACATTGTCAAGTGATTTGATCTGAGTCCTTGAAATGCTACTGCTAATTGACTTTAAGTGTTATCTTTTAATGAATGTGAATATATTGAGCTGCAAGTGGACAAATTAGTGCCGGAGACACAGAGCTACCAACAGATTTCTTGTCTGTCGACTGCGCGTTTTCTTCCGTCCTTTTTGGACACTGATTTATATATTTGATGTATTTCAAATAGCCCAATGGTGTTACGGCATGTCATGCTCTGTGTTGAAATGCATTTTCACTACCAATTCTTATGATTGAGAGCAAATGCTACATGCCCCTCAGGTTGCCTAtggggaatcttttttttttttttttttttgtcatttaatcaGACATCCAATAGCACACTTTATTTCACAAAACCGGTCTCCGAAAACTCTTTAGGGAATGATAACCATTCCTATTTGCAAGCCG
This window contains:
- the C11H1orf53 gene encoding uncharacterized protein C1orf53 homolog; this translates as MAAARRVPALAGAALGGRPAELGGGGGGRGGPRQLRVGLCSRAPEGDGCDPATRGPEGRPEGRALTAEERRIAELHEAACAAGQLSYEDPATGSVVFTRLAHLQRGSCCGSACRHCPYGQVNVKDPSKKKQFNSYFYV